The following are from one region of the Cloacibacterium normanense genome:
- a CDS encoding cold-shock protein has translation MQEGTVKFYNETKGFGFITPNNGGDDIFVHSSGLSTRTIKENDKVVYQVTQGQKGLNAIQVKLA, from the coding sequence ATGCAAGAAGGCACCGTAAAATTTTACAACGAAACAAAAGGTTTCGGATTTATTACTCCCAACAACGGAGGAGATGACATTTTTGTACATTCTTCTGGTTTAAGCACTAGAACAATTAAAGAAAATGACAAAGTTGTGTACCAAGTAACACAAGGACAAAAAGGATTAAACGCTATTCAAGTAAAATTAGCATAA
- the ffh gene encoding signal recognition particle protein: MFNSLQDKLDKALQNIQGRGKITEINVAETVKEIRRALVDADVNYKVAKDLTKRVQDKALGQNVLTSITPGQLMTKIVHDELVELMGTTQEGINLSDKPTIILIAGLQGSGKTTFSGKLANYLKQKRSKNPLLVACDVYRPAAIDQLTVLADQVGVTIYKEIENKNPVEISQNAIQFAKENKHDVVIIDTAGRLAIDEAMMNEIRNVHQAVKPTETLFVVDAMTGQDAVNTALAFNHVLDYNGVVLTKLDGDTRGGAALTVRSVVHKPIKFISTGEKMEALDLFYPERMADRILGMGDVVSLVERAQEQFDEEEAKKLHKKIAKNEFGFDDFLTQINQIKKMGNMKDLMGMLPGVGKAIKDVDINDDAFKHIEAIIYSMTPEERRKPSVIDMNRKKRIAKGAGRKLEDVNALMKQFEQMSKMMKMMQGPQGKQLMQMMSKGMPNMPGMGGKLFGK; encoded by the coding sequence ATGTTTAATAGTCTTCAGGACAAGCTAGATAAAGCCTTACAAAACATTCAAGGCCGCGGAAAAATTACAGAAATTAACGTAGCAGAGACGGTAAAAGAAATTCGCCGTGCTCTAGTAGATGCCGATGTTAATTACAAAGTAGCCAAAGACCTTACCAAAAGAGTTCAAGACAAAGCACTGGGACAAAACGTGCTTACCTCTATTACTCCAGGGCAATTGATGACCAAGATTGTACATGATGAATTGGTAGAATTGATGGGTACTACTCAGGAAGGCATCAATCTTTCTGACAAACCTACCATTATTTTAATTGCCGGGTTACAAGGTTCTGGTAAAACTACTTTTTCTGGAAAACTCGCCAACTATTTAAAACAAAAAAGAAGCAAAAACCCTTTATTGGTTGCTTGTGATGTTTACAGACCTGCTGCAATAGACCAGTTAACGGTTCTTGCAGACCAAGTAGGCGTAACCATTTACAAAGAAATCGAAAATAAAAATCCTGTAGAAATTTCTCAAAACGCTATTCAGTTTGCTAAAGAAAACAAGCATGATGTAGTGATTATAGATACTGCAGGTCGTCTTGCCATAGATGAAGCTATGATGAACGAAATCAGAAACGTTCACCAAGCCGTAAAACCTACCGAAACCCTTTTCGTAGTAGATGCCATGACGGGACAAGATGCCGTAAATACAGCTCTTGCCTTTAACCATGTTTTAGATTATAACGGTGTAGTTCTAACCAAATTAGATGGTGATACCAGAGGTGGTGCTGCGCTTACTGTTCGTTCTGTAGTTCATAAGCCTATTAAGTTTATTTCTACTGGCGAAAAAATGGAAGCTCTAGACTTGTTCTACCCAGAAAGAATGGCAGACAGAATTCTAGGAATGGGAGACGTAGTTTCCTTAGTAGAAAGAGCTCAAGAACAATTTGACGAAGAAGAAGCTAAAAAACTTCATAAAAAAATCGCTAAAAATGAATTTGGTTTTGATGATTTCTTAACGCAGATTAACCAAATCAAAAAAATGGGTAACATGAAAGACTTAATGGGAATGTTACCAGGTGTAGGAAAAGCCATAAAAGATGTAGACATTAATGATGACGCTTTCAAACACATAGAAGCCATTATTTATTCTATGACTCCAGAAGAAAGGAGAAAACCTTCTGTGATTGACATGAACCGTAAAAAAAGAATTGCTAAAGGTGCTGGTAGAAAATTAGAAGATGTAAATGCACTGATGAAACAATTCGAACAGATGAGCAAAATGATGAAGATGATGCAAGGTCCTCAAGGAAAACAACTCATGCAAATGATGAGTAAAGGAATGCCTAATATGCCAGGAATGGGCGGCAAACTTTTCGGAAAATAG
- a CDS encoding CopD family protein: MTYLIIKALHIIFMVSYFAGIFYLVRIFVYYKDTDAFESPKKEILREQYVFMARRLWNIITVPAFVLMTIFGTILILMNPTLLQMSWFQLKIAFLIGLFIYHYWSWKKVLEIKNLQNGELKTANLKLRQANEIATFLLFLVVFTVILKSLTIENWWQLITGFFVIVFVIMMTVKLVNKKKSEK, encoded by the coding sequence ATGACTTATTTAATCATAAAAGCGCTGCATATCATCTTTATGGTGAGTTATTTTGCGGGAATTTTTTATCTCGTAAGAATTTTTGTGTATTACAAAGACACTGATGCTTTCGAAAGTCCTAAAAAAGAAATTTTACGTGAGCAATATGTTTTTATGGCAAGAAGATTATGGAATATTATCACGGTTCCTGCGTTTGTTTTGATGACCATTTTTGGAACAATTTTAATTTTAATGAACCCTACACTTTTACAAATGTCTTGGTTTCAGTTGAAAATAGCCTTTCTCATAGGACTTTTCATCTACCATTATTGGTCTTGGAAAAAAGTATTAGAAATAAAAAACCTACAAAACGGTGAACTAAAAACCGCCAATCTCAAATTAAGACAAGCCAATGAAATTGCAACATTTCTTCTATTTTTAGTGGTTTTCACAGTAATTTTAAAATCTTTGACCATTGAAAATTGGTGGCAATTAATTACAGGATTTTTCGTTATTGTGTTTGTGATTATGATGACGGTAAAATTGGTGAATAAGAAAAAAAGTGAAAAGTAA
- a CDS encoding DUF4268 domain-containing protein, protein MFSKEEDAKIKKEFWTSFGKSFPRKWILYDTKIKDFAFKFYCDNKKAEVSIDIEMKDEIFRNAYYEKLWSLEGILEDELKCEVYKDEFYTLENGKVISRFWVEKHSVSIYNKNTWREIFEFFVEKMTAFEMVYYEYEEFIKDV, encoded by the coding sequence ATGTTCAGCAAAGAAGAAGATGCTAAAATAAAAAAGGAATTTTGGACCAGTTTCGGGAAGTCGTTTCCGAGAAAATGGATTTTGTATGATACTAAAATCAAAGATTTCGCCTTTAAATTCTATTGTGATAACAAAAAAGCTGAGGTTTCTATAGACATAGAAATGAAAGATGAAATCTTCCGAAATGCTTATTATGAAAAGCTTTGGTCTTTAGAAGGAATTTTAGAAGATGAACTGAAATGCGAGGTGTATAAAGATGAATTCTACACCTTAGAAAACGGAAAAGTGATTTCCAGATTTTGGGTAGAAAAACATAGCGTTTCCATCTACAATAAAAACACTTGGCGAGAAATTTTCGAGTTTTTTGTCGAAAAAATGACCGCTTTTGAAATGGTGTATTATGAATATGAGGAGTTTATAAAAGATGTGTAA
- the gldG gene encoding gliding motility-associated ABC transporter substrate-binding protein GldG — MKQNLKYIIPAIILFLGIFGVFSHRFDLTKEKRYTLSDATVETLKSVKEPLTVEVYLEGDFPASFKQLQNETQFLLEEFRKINPKIDYKFIDPIATKMSQDTLQAMGMQPSMLPDMKDGKVSQIVLFPYAALKYKGYGTSISLITNQMGIDAAEQLTKSIENLEFNFASTIKSLVADQKKNVGVLVNQDELRVDEFRSFMDMTLENYNAGPVIPVNKKELTLEDLPNLERMDALVIAKPRKAFTDGEKVILDQYIMNGGKTLWMIDAVNAEMDTLMTKKKLMAYPIDINMTDFFFNYGVRINAPLIKDFQKSALIRLQVGEVAGNPQYTNLIWPYFPLGINENNNPITKNINPVKFEFPTAIDTLGRKNIKTQVLYESSERTTTKSVPNYVELSEMANLDSLSVMEKPTTPKIFAVSLEGKFTSAYANRSEKNGFPNFKNEVAGNNKMIVISDGDVGRNQMMKGQNLPLGADLLTDQLYGNEQFLRNCLDWLLDDSNLIELRNRNIESRLLDRRRIDEEKTNWQWFNLLTPLAILGILGGVFFWLRKKKFGQ, encoded by the coding sequence ATGAAACAAAATTTAAAATATATTATTCCAGCCATCATCCTATTTTTAGGGATTTTCGGGGTATTTTCTCATCGTTTTGATTTGACTAAAGAAAAGCGTTACACCCTTTCTGATGCTACGGTAGAAACGCTGAAGTCTGTAAAAGAACCACTGACTGTAGAAGTTTATCTGGAAGGTGATTTTCCTGCAAGTTTTAAGCAATTGCAGAACGAAACGCAGTTTCTTTTGGAAGAATTCAGAAAAATCAATCCGAAAATAGACTATAAATTCATAGATCCTATTGCGACCAAAATGTCTCAAGACACGCTTCAAGCAATGGGAATGCAACCTTCTATGTTGCCCGATATGAAAGACGGAAAAGTTTCTCAAATCGTGCTTTTTCCTTACGCAGCACTTAAATATAAAGGTTACGGAACTTCTATTTCGCTCATTACCAATCAAATGGGAATAGATGCAGCGGAACAGTTAACCAAATCCATTGAAAATCTGGAATTTAACTTCGCATCTACCATTAAATCTTTGGTGGCAGACCAAAAGAAAAACGTAGGTGTTTTGGTGAATCAAGATGAATTAAGAGTAGATGAATTCCGTAGTTTTATGGACATGACGCTCGAAAATTACAATGCTGGTCCTGTAATTCCTGTAAACAAAAAAGAGTTGACTTTAGAAGATCTTCCGAATTTAGAAAGAATGGATGCTTTGGTGATTGCAAAGCCTAGAAAAGCCTTTACTGATGGTGAAAAAGTGATTCTAGACCAATACATTATGAACGGAGGAAAAACACTTTGGATGATTGACGCCGTGAATGCAGAAATGGATACTTTGATGACCAAGAAAAAACTCATGGCTTATCCTATCGACATTAATATGACTGATTTTTTCTTTAATTATGGCGTGAGAATCAATGCGCCATTGATTAAAGATTTCCAAAAATCTGCTTTGATTAGATTGCAAGTTGGCGAAGTGGCAGGAAATCCTCAATACACCAACTTAATTTGGCCTTATTTTCCTTTGGGAATTAATGAAAACAACAATCCGATTACCAAAAACATCAATCCTGTAAAATTTGAATTCCCAACGGCTATTGATACGTTAGGAAGAAAAAATATCAAAACTCAAGTGCTTTACGAATCGAGTGAAAGAACCACTACTAAGTCGGTTCCTAATTATGTAGAACTATCAGAAATGGCGAATCTTGACAGTCTTTCTGTAATGGAAAAACCTACAACTCCTAAGATTTTTGCGGTGAGTTTAGAAGGTAAATTTACTTCTGCGTATGCGAATAGAAGTGAGAAAAACGGTTTCCCTAATTTTAAAAATGAAGTTGCTGGAAACAATAAAATGATTGTTATTTCTGATGGTGATGTTGGCCGAAATCAAATGATGAAAGGTCAAAACTTACCTTTGGGAGCAGATTTATTGACCGACCAACTTTACGGAAACGAACAATTTCTGAGAAATTGCTTAGATTGGCTTCTCGATGATTCTAATTTAATTGAATTAAGAAACAGAAATATAGAATCTCGCTTGCTTGACAGAAGAAGAATAGACGAAGAAAAAACAAACTGGCAATGGTTTAATTTATTGACACCTTTGGCAATTTTAGGAATTTTGGGTGGAGTTTTCTTCTGGTTGAGAAAGAAGAAATTTGGGCAATAG
- a CDS encoding ABC transporter permease — MFAIFKKELWSYFGNWSAWIIVGAFSLISALFLFFFENDFNILEIGTASLQSFFTLSPWLFLFIIPALAMKSFAEEQQNGTLQWLFSQPLSISEIVSGKFFAVFLVGILCLLPSLVYLYSVYVLGVPAGNLDLGATLGSYFGIILLIAAFSAVGILASSLSSNQIMAYLLGVFLNFILYFGIEQLANFKLLGGADYLLQNLGFYHHFIAFTRGLIDTQDVFYFLLVIGLSLFLAKVFVEKKK; from the coding sequence ATGTTTGCAATATTTAAAAAAGAACTTTGGAGTTATTTCGGGAATTGGAGTGCATGGATTATCGTCGGTGCATTTTCTTTGATTTCTGCCTTATTTTTATTTTTTTTCGAGAATGATTTCAATATTTTAGAAATCGGAACAGCCAGTTTGCAGAGCTTTTTCACGCTTTCACCATGGTTGTTTTTGTTCATTATTCCAGCATTAGCCATGAAATCTTTTGCTGAAGAACAACAAAACGGAACATTGCAATGGCTTTTTTCTCAACCATTAAGCATTTCAGAAATCGTTTCTGGGAAGTTTTTCGCGGTATTTTTGGTTGGGATTTTATGTTTACTCCCTTCATTGGTTTACCTCTACTCTGTTTACGTTTTAGGCGTTCCCGCAGGAAATTTAGACTTAGGAGCTACATTGGGAAGCTATTTTGGGATTATTCTTCTCATTGCAGCATTTTCTGCGGTTGGGATTTTGGCAAGTTCACTTTCCTCGAATCAAATTATGGCTTATTTATTGGGCGTTTTCCTGAATTTCATTTTATACTTTGGGATAGAACAATTGGCCAATTTCAAGTTGTTGGGAGGCGCAGATTATTTGCTTCAAAATCTTGGTTTTTATCATCATTTTATTGCCTTTACAAGAGGTTTGATTGATACACAAGATGTATTTTACTTCTTGTTGGTGATTGGATTGAGTTTGTTTTTGGCAAAGGTTTTTGTGGAGAAGAAGAAATAG
- a CDS encoding SAM hydrolase/SAM-dependent halogenase family protein, with translation MPIITLTSDYGNLDHRVSAIKGSILQLNPDARIIDITHEIGAYNLIQTAYILRNAYAHFPKESVHIVSVDSFFHKDRKNLLVKMDGHYFITADNGLMSLTFFDQKPEAIYEITINNRFDDEVKFASVDIFVPVAAHLTKGGLPELIGRKIKEYKCTTFAKPYFNEPEKMLIGEVMYIDNFGNCVTNISKLIFDKTMVNFNNFEINIRNILLKNINRKYTDIVTDWEKENEYHGKASALFNGQDLLEITIYKGTKNNGANSLFGLKVGDKVYIQFE, from the coding sequence ATGCCAATAATTACCCTTACATCAGATTATGGAAATCTAGACCACAGAGTTTCAGCCATTAAAGGCAGCATTCTCCAGCTTAATCCCGATGCTAGAATTATTGATATCACCCATGAAATTGGGGCTTATAATCTAATACAAACCGCTTATATTCTTAGAAATGCTTATGCGCATTTCCCTAAAGAGAGTGTACACATTGTTTCCGTGGACAGTTTTTTTCACAAAGACCGCAAAAATCTTTTAGTAAAAATGGATGGGCATTATTTCATTACAGCAGACAATGGATTGATGAGCCTCACTTTTTTTGACCAAAAACCAGAAGCCATTTATGAAATTACCATCAATAATCGTTTTGACGACGAAGTGAAATTTGCCAGTGTAGATATTTTCGTTCCCGTTGCAGCACATTTAACCAAAGGTGGTTTGCCAGAACTTATCGGTAGAAAAATTAAGGAATACAAGTGTACTACTTTTGCAAAACCTTATTTTAATGAACCTGAGAAAATGCTGATTGGCGAAGTGATGTACATTGACAATTTCGGGAATTGTGTAACCAACATCAGCAAATTAATTTTTGATAAAACAATGGTGAATTTCAACAATTTTGAGATTAACATTCGAAATATTTTACTGAAAAACATCAACCGTAAATACACAGACATCGTCACCGACTGGGAAAAAGAAAACGAATATCATGGCAAAGCTTCTGCTCTTTTTAATGGTCAAGATTTGCTGGAAATTACCATTTATAAAGGTACAAAAAACAATGGTGCCAATTCACTTTTTGGTTTAAAAGTGGGTGATAAGGTGTATATACAGTTTGAATGA
- a CDS encoding PhoH family protein: MYEITYELTGIDTKTFYGVNNQYFNLLKSSFPTLKITGRDNFIFAMGNQETLDVLQQKLDDIVSYISTNNSIGLKDLENILKIKSEEEKQLVFDQDIIVKGVNGKIIKAKTTNLKKLVKESEKKDMVFAIGPAGTGKTYTSVALAVRALRDKEVKRIILTRPAVEAGESLGFLPGDLKEKLDPYLQPLYDALRDMIPHEKLEGFIERKVIEVAPLAFMRGRTLDEAFVILDEAQNTTHSQMKMFLTRMGMNAKFIITGDPSQVDLPPKQHSGLKEAMRILKGVHEIGFVHLTEEDVVRHPVVKKIILAYNAEEKRQREE, from the coding sequence TTGTACGAAATCACTTACGAACTCACAGGAATAGACACTAAAACGTTTTATGGTGTTAACAATCAATATTTTAATTTATTGAAATCTTCTTTTCCTACGCTGAAAATTACGGGGAGAGACAATTTTATTTTTGCAATGGGTAATCAAGAAACGCTAGATGTACTCCAGCAGAAATTAGATGATATTGTGAGTTATATTTCCACCAATAATTCTATTGGACTCAAAGATTTAGAAAATATTCTCAAAATAAAAAGTGAGGAGGAAAAACAATTGGTTTTTGACCAAGATATCATTGTAAAGGGTGTAAATGGTAAAATCATCAAAGCGAAAACCACCAACCTTAAAAAATTGGTCAAAGAAAGTGAAAAGAAAGACATGGTTTTCGCCATCGGTCCTGCAGGAACAGGGAAAACTTATACCAGTGTAGCATTGGCAGTGAGAGCATTGAGAGATAAAGAAGTCAAAAGAATTATTTTAACCAGACCTGCAGTAGAAGCAGGGGAGAGTTTGGGATTTTTACCTGGCGACTTGAAAGAAAAACTCGATCCTTATTTACAACCGTTGTATGATGCGTTGAGAGATATGATTCCTCACGAAAAATTAGAAGGTTTTATCGAGCGCAAAGTGATAGAAGTGGCGCCACTAGCTTTTATGAGAGGAAGAACGTTAGATGAAGCTTTTGTCATTCTAGATGAAGCGCAGAATACCACACATTCTCAGATGAAAATGTTTCTAACGAGAATGGGCATGAATGCTAAATTCATTATCACTGGAGACCCAAGTCAGGTAGATTTGCCACCAAAACAACATTCTGGGCTAAAAGAAGCGATGAGAATTCTAAAAGGAGTTCATGAAATAGGTTTTGTACATCTTACCGAAGAAGATGTGGTAAGACACCCTGTAGTGAAAAAAATTATCTTGGCTTACAACGCCGAAGAAAAAAGACAAAGAGAAGAATAA